The nucleotide window ATGATTAAGGAGAAAGAAGCAATGAAAGGCGAGATGAATAAAAGGGTGTTATACGGCAGTGAAGATTTTATAGAAAAGGTGACTAAGAAATATAAAGTTGAAGCAGTGATAAAGCCGAAAGGGAGGCCAAGAAAGGATGAAGATGATGAAAAATAGAACCGTCCCATTTTTCCATTTTTCCCATTTTCCGAGGGGCTGAAGATAAGATGAATCCGCCTCAGGCGGATAAAATCTCTGTTGCAGCATCTTCTGTTGGCGGTCCCAACGGGATTCGAACCCGTGTTTTAGCCTTGAGAGGGCCACGTCCTAGACCGGACTAGACGATGGGACCATACTCAGAAGTTTAGAGTTAAAAGTTAGGAGTTAAGAGTTTTAAAACTTTTCACTTTTAACTTTCAACTTCTAACTTTGTTTTTACTGGGGAGAGAGGATTCGAACCCCTATAAACAGCTCCAGAGGCTGCCGTCCTGCCGTTGGACGACTCCCCAAAACAAGTAAAAAGTTAAAAGTTAGAAATTAAAAGTTAAACTCTTAACTCCTAACTTTAAACTCTTAACTCTAAATCTAAGTATATAAAATAATTGATATTGCCTGAACAAGTCAACTTGACTTTGCTGAAGGTTGCAAAACATCCTCCATATATGGAAAATGTATATGCTATGAAAAAATCAGTGTTTATCGCAATAGTCTTTTTTGTGATGGCTGCCGCCGCTTTTGCTCAGCCGAAGACTGATGTAAATATGAGGATAAGCAAACAGGACGGAGTTCTTCGCCTTGTATTTGAGTCTGAAGAAGCATTCCTGAAGAAGGCAAATGCCGCTGTATCAGGCCTGCAGCTCAATATTGAGTTCCCTTCAGCTTTTAACATCGCTTCCAGAAAAGGCATTAATCTGGATACTTCCATAAAGGAAAGAATCTTGACCGTTAATCTTAAGGAGCCTTTCGATATAAAAGTTTTGAGGCTTTCTTCTCCTGCGAGGTTTGTGATAGACATAGCGCCAAAGGCGGCGGCAGATATAAAACCGCAGCCGGATGTTGTGCCGGCGCAGAAAATTTATGTCATTGATCCGGGGCATGGAGGATATGATTTCGGCATTGCAGGCGCTGATCTTAAAGAAAAGGATATTGTTCTTTCTATTGCGAGGGAGATTGAAAGTTTGCTTATAAAGAAGGGCAAAAAGGTTTTTCTTACGAGGAAGAGTGACCAGTTTATGTCTATCAAAGACAGGGCAGTGTTCACAAACCAGAAATTCGCTGAAATATTTGTAAGCATCCATGTTTCATCAGGAGAGGGCTTTGCTTTATACGTTCCAAAGATCAGCGATGCAGGTTATGACCCTGCCGTGGCTTTGTACTCGTTAAGTTTGAGACAGCAAAAATATTTGCAGAAAAGCAGGGCGCTTGGCGATGGAATAGCAAAGGCAGTAAAAGAGGAATTTAATCTTAATGTCATACGAAGAGAGATGCCCCTGCCGATACTTAATTCTGCGGCCGCGCCTGCTGTCTTAATAGAAATTCCGTCATTTAAGGTTATGAATTATGACCAGAAGACCCGCGCAAGGCTTGCGGAGGCAATCATAAAAGGATTTTCTTATTATGGCCAGTAAAAAATATTTGTGGATACCGGCCTTCCTCCTGCTTTTTGCGGCAGGCATGACAGGAGGCTATTTTTATTTCTCAAAAAAGTTTCCTTCGCAGGCGAGGCCTGAGAAAGTGACAGAAGAAAGATCCATCAGCACAGTGGAAGACATGTTTACTCTCAGGATTTACTATCCTGTGAACGGAAGATTGCAGATGGAGGAGAGGAAGGCGCAGAAAAAGACAATTCAGATGACGGTTGCAGAGGCGGTGATAAGCGAATTTCTTAAAGGCCCTGTTAACGTAAGCGTTTCGGAAATACCCAAAGATACAAAGCTTATAGGTTTATACAGGGGTGATGACGGTATGCTCTATGTGGACCTGTCAGATGAATTCAGGAGAAACTTTGGCGGTGATGCGGCAGCAGAGTTTCTGCTGCTGAGAGGGTTATATGAGAGCCTTATATCTAATGTATATGATATAACTGATGTGAAAATATTGATTGAGGGGAGAGAAATGGAAAGCCTCGGAGGGCATTTATATCTTTCTTATCCGTTAAAGGATATAGTTTCTTCAGACTTGTCTGATTCGCTGAGGCGAACAGGAGACAAGGAGAATAATCTTAGCTCCCGATGAATGAGATAAATAACAACAGTCCTATAGGAGTCTTTGATTCCGGAGTGGGCGGGCTTACTGCCCTCAAGGAAATATTCAGGGTATTGCCGGATGAAAACACAATATACCTCGGAGATACAGCGAGAGTGCCTTACGGTATAAGGTCATCCGAAACCGTGACAAGGTATTCTTTTGAGAATGCGCAGTTTCTCGCGTCAAAGGGCATAAAACTTCTTGTTGTTGCGTGCAATACCGCATCCTCTGTCAGTCTTGAAGCAATAAGGAAAAGCGTGTCTGTTCCGGTTATCGGCGTTATAGAGCCGGGCGCGAGCGAGGCTGTAAAGAGCACGAGGAATAAAAAAATCGGCGTAATAGGAACGGAGGCGACTATCAGAAGCAGCGCATATAAGAAGGCAATAGAAGCGATTGACGGCAGTGTGCAGGTATTCGGATTTTCATGCCCTCTCTTTGTCCCTCTGGTTGAGGAAGGGTGGACAGAAGGAGAAATTGCAATGCTGGTTGCGGAAAAATACTTAAGAGAAGTGAAAGAAAAGGGCGTGGATACGCTTGTTTTGGGATGCACGCATTACCCCCTGCTTAAGAAGGTTATTTCAGAGGTTATAGGCTCTGATATAAGGCTTATTGATTCTGCTGTTGAGACAGCTAAGAGAACAGCCGGGACATTAAAAAAATACGGCATGGAGAGAAAACTGAAGGAAAAACCATTAAGGGAATTTTATGTCACCGATTCTCCTGAGCGGTTTGTAAAAGTAGGAGAAAGATTTCTTCAGCAGAAAATAGAACATATAGAAAAGATAGAAATATAAATTTGGAGGATAGATGAGGATTGACAATAGAGCAAACACAGACTTGAGAAAATTGAAAATCACAAGGGGATTTGTAGGGACAGCGGACGGCTCTGTGCTTATTGAGATGGGAAACACCAGGGTTATCTGCACGGCGTCAATAGAAGAAAAAGTCCCTCAGTTCCTGAAGGATCAGAAAAAAGGATGGGTAACCGCAGAGTATTCAATGCTGCCGAAGTCGTCTCATACCAGGATAGTGCGCGAGTCAAGCACGGGAAGGATTGGAGGAAGGACGCACGAGATACAGAGGCTTATAGGAAGGGCATTAAGGTCAGTTGTGGACCTTGGCATGCTCGGTGAAAGGACGGTATGGATAGACTGCGATGTAATAGAGGCGGACGGCAGTACAAGGACAGTGAGCATAACAGGCGCATTTATCTGTCTTGCGGATGCGCTCAGAAATGCTCTTAAAACCGGGATACTGGAAAGGATGCCGTTAAAAGATTATCTTGCGGCTGTCAGCGTAGGCATTGTGAATGGACAGCCTGTTCTGGACCTGAGTTATGCCGAGGATTCCATGGCAGAGGTTGATATGAATGTCGTTATGACAGGCAGCGGGAATTTTGTTGAGGTGCAGGGCACGGCAGAGGGAATCCCATTTTCAAGAAAGATACATGACAGGCTTATAGACCTGGCCGGAGACGGGATTAAGAAGCTGGTGGAAGTTCAGAAGAGTATTGTGAAAATTGATGACGTGCTGAGCTTTTAGATAATGTGGTAAAATATCGGGAATATATTCAAGGAGGAAGGTTTGAACAAGTATAGAAATGTCTTTGTCTGGATGCTGATGATAGTGATGACAATACTCCTCTTTAATCTCCTGAATGCGCCGAAGAAGGTTGAAGAGGAAATGATATTCTCCGAATTCATAGCAAAGCTTGACGCAGGGAGCGTTGAAGAGGTTGTTATAACGGAAAACTATGTAACAGGACGTTTGAGGGACGGGAAAAAGTTTAAAACATATCTGGCCGTATACCCTGACCTTGTGAAGGATTTGAAGGCAAAAGGAGTGAAGATTACCGCAAAGCCTCCTGACCAGAATCCGTGGTATGTGAATTTCTTCTTTTCGTGGGGGCCTATAATATTTCTTGTGCTCATATGGATATTCTTTATGCGGCAGATGCAGACAGGAGGAAATAAGGCGCTGTCCTTCGGGAAAAGCAAGGCAAAGCTGGTGTCTGATAAGGCTGTAAAGATAACCTTTGCCGATGTGGCGGGGGTAGAAGAAGCAAAAGAAGAGGTTCAGGAGGTAATAGATTTTCTCAAGTCGCCCCAGAAATTTTCAAAACTCGGAGGCAAGATACCCAAGGGCGTGCTCCTTGTAGGCGCTCCGGGCACAGGAAAGACCCTGCTTGCAAAGGCAATTGCAGGAGAAGCCGGAGTTCCGTTCTTTTCAATATCAGGCTCTGACTTTGTCGAGATGTTTGTAGGAGTCGGCGCATCACGAGTGAGGGATTTATTTGAACAGGCAAAGAAAAGCGCGCCGTGCATAATCTTTATTGATGAGATAGACGCTGTCGGCCGCCACAGGGGAGCAGGGATCGGCGGCGGGCATGACGAAAGAGAACAGACATTAAATCAGCTGTTGGTTGAGATGGATGGTTTTGAAGGGAACGCGGGCGTGATAATACTTGCAGCCACTAACAGGCCTGATGTGCTTGATCCGGCGCTTCTAAGGCCGGGCAGATTTGACAGGCAGGTTGTCGTGCCTGTGCCTGATGTTAAGGGAAGGCTCGAGATAATAAAGGTGCATACCAAGAATATACCGTTAGATGAAAACGTTAACCTTGAGGTTATTGCGAGAGGGACGCCCGGATTTACAGGCGCTGACCTTGCGAATCTTGTAAATGAGGCTGCGCTTCTTGCCGCAAGGAAATCAAAGAGCAATGTTGATATGTCTGATTTTGAGTTCGCAAAGGATAAAGTTCTCATGGGTGTTGAGCGGAAGAGCATGATAATAAGCGAGGAAGAAAAGAAGAACACTGCTTATCATGAGGCAGGGCATACGCTTGTGGCAAAGCTTACTCCGGGAACTGACCCTATACATAAGGTGAGCATCATTCCCCGCGGAAGGGCGCTCGGCGTAACACAGCAGCTTCCTATAGACGACAGATACACATATTCAAAGGACTATCTCTTAAAGGCGCTTACAGTTCTTCTTGGCGGAAGGGCGGCTGAAGAGATTGCCTTAAAGCATATGACCACAGGCGCAGGCAATGACCTTGAACGAGCTACCGAGCTTGCAAGGCGGATGGTTACGGAATGGGGCATGAGCGAAAAGCTCGGGCCGTTGACATTCGGCAAGAAAGACGAGCAGATATTCCTCGGAAGAGAGATAGCAAAACATAAAGACTACAGCGAAAAGACTGCTACGGACATTGACGAAGAGGTAAAACGCTTAGTCATTGAAGCGTATGAAAGGGCAAAGGCTATTGTTTCTGAGAATTTTGATTTCCTTGACGCCCTTGCAAAGGCGCTTCTTGAAAAAGAGACATTAGACGCCGTAGAGATAGAGGCGCTCGTAAAAGAATTTGAATCAAAAAAGGCTCTGCAGGTGTGAAGGCGCTGATTGTTTTCTTTAAGCACAGCTTACCATGCAACGCCAAAGCTCATGGATAGCGCGAAACTGCCACGCTATCCATGAGCTTTGTTATCAGTTGTACATGCTCACTAATTCGGTCCATGACTTGCCGAGGAGAGTAACTTGTAGAAGTTTATAAAAAAGCGATTCATAGTTCAGGCTTTAATTTTTCCTCATCGTTGTTATATTCAAGTAGAAAAATTCATTTAGCAATAATCCTCTCGCAACACTATATAGTGGTGGCTGCCCTCCACAGGCACAAAATATAGACACCACTTAATTTTATTAATTTTTTTCTTGACAAGCCCCCCCTTAACCCCTATATTAGTGGTAAAAAGTGGTAGAAGGTGGAGGGAAGATGCCTTCTTTTTCGGGAAAATATTACTATTCGGTAGACTCAAAGGGCAGAATCATCATACCTGCGCCTTTCAGGGAAATTATTTCCGCTAATTACAGCCCGAAACTTTACGTCGTCAATGCTGCTTTTGATAAGTGCCTTCATTTATACCCGCAAGAGGAATGGAACAGGCTTGAAGAAAGGGTGAGGGCCATGCCAAAGATGGATGAGGCAGTAAAGTTTTTCATGAGAAAGGTTATTGCATCCGCTGTTGAGATTGAACTGGATAAGCAGGGGAGAGTGCTTATTCCTGTTGCTCACAGAGAGGACTCAGGCATAAACGGAGAGATAGTTGTTGTCGGACAAATAGACAAGATAGAACTCTGGGACAGGAAAGAATGGGATGCAATGGTGGACCCTGCGAAGATAGACAAAAAGGCTGTTGAACAAAGACTTGTAAGCTACGGGCTTTAGAGGCGGTGAGTGTGAAGGTTATTCATCTCCCTGTGATGTTAAGGGAGGTGGTTATGTTGCTGAAACCAGTATCAGGGGGAGTATATGTTGATGCAACAGCCGGGCTTGGCGGTCACGCAGAAGAAATACTCAGGCATATCGGCAATGGAAGGCTTCTCGGCATTGACAGGGATGAAGAGGCTCTGGATATGGCAATGAAAAGAATTCCCGATAGCAGGCTTACCTTGAAGAAGGGGAAATTTTCTGATATCAGCAGGCTAACTGCGGAAGCAGGCATTTCAGAAGTGGACGGGATTTTATTGGACCTCGGCACATCCATGTTTCATCTCAAGACCGCTGAAAGAGGTTTCAGTTTTTTTTCAGAAGAGCCTTTGGATATGAGGATGGACAGGGAACAGGAAATTACAGCAGCGTACATTGTCAATAAATATCCTGAAAAAGAGATAAGCAGAATTTTGTGGGAGTACGGCGAAGAAAAACTCTCACGGAAAATAGCAAGGTCAGTTATTGATTACAGGGCCGAAAAGAAAATAGATACCTGCGCTGAACTGTCAGATATTGTTTACAGGGTTTACAGGAAAAGGGGGAAGCATCATCCTGCAACAAAGACCTTTCAGGCGTTGAGGATTGCTGTGAATGATGAACTCAATGAACTCAGAAAAGGGCTTAATGAGGCGGCAGGCATTCTTAAGAGCGGAGGCAGGCTGTGTGTTATTTCATATCATTCGCTTGAGGACAGGATAGTAAAGAACTTTATAAGGGATGGACATAAACAGGGTGGATTAAGGATGTTAACCAAAAAACCCATGGCCCCTTCAGACGAAGAAGTAAGATTCAATCCGTCAGCGAGGAGCGCAAAATTAAGAGGAGCGGAAAAAATATGAGTCATGTGAACCGAAGCGGTATTTTTTCTTTCTTCCTGGTCCCTCTGTCTGTAGCGCTTATTTTGTTCGGCATCTTCTCAATTGTATGGCTGAGGTCCAGTGTAAGGACCGCAGAATACGGTATTGCCGCGCTGGACCACAGGAGGATGGAAATCCTCAGGGACAGAAAGACTCTGATGGCAGAAAAGGCAGGCCTTCTGTCAATACAGAGCGTTAAAAGCAAGGGCAGCCCCGAGCGGCTCGGGGCTTTGGTTTTCCCTGACAGGATAAAAGTAGTCTATGTGAAAAAGGATGGGAAGAACACCCCGTTCAAGGCATCTTTAGAGGGGAGGCAGTTGTCAGGGCCTTAGCCTGTAATTAAGAAGGGATGAATGAGGAAAAGAGCGATAATTCTTAATACCGCAATAATCTTTGGTTTTGTTGCGGTATTTTTGCGTCTTGTGGATTTGATGGTACTTAACCACGGCAGGTTTTCCGAGAGGGCCAGGATACAACAAATCAAACAAGAGGATATACAGGTAAGGCGCGGATTGATATTTGACAGAAGGGGAAGGGAGCTTGGGGTGAATCTTGAGGTGGAGTCATTGTTTTGCGACCCTGCAGCAATGGTCTCTCCGCAGACTGCGGCTTATGACATTTCAGGAGTTATAGGGAAAAAGCCCGAGGCAATGCTTGCAAAGTTTTCTTCCAAGGGTAGGTTTGTCTGGGTGGAAAGAAAGCTTAATACTGAAACAGCGGAAAAAATAAAAAAAATGGATATAAAAGGGCTTGGTTTTATGCCCGATGCAAAGAGATTTTATCCGAAAGGCAAGCTTGCTTCTCACGTTATCGGCGCTGTTGGCATTGATAATCAGGCGCTTGAAGGCGTTGAACTAAAATACAATAAATTTTTAAGAACACCCGGAGGAAAGATCCTTGTTATGAGGGATGCAAGAGGCAGGACGCTTTCTGCAGGCGTGGATATAGAGTCAAAAGGCAACAATGTGTTTTTGACAATAGATGAAGGGCTTCAGTATATAGCTGAAAAAGAGCTTGATAATGCAATGGCGCAATGGCGGGCGTCTGCCGCAACCATAATAATGATGGATCCATTCACAGGCGAGCTATTGGCATTTGCAAACAGGCCTGCCTATGATCCAAATTCCGCAGCATATGCAAAGGACTTTGAAAAAAGAAACAGGGCCATAACAGACATTTATGAGCCGGGCTCTACCTTCAAGATAATTGTCGGCGCCGCAGCTATTGAAGAGGGGATTGTAAAATTAGACACAAAATTTGACTGTAGTAAGGGCGCTGTTTCAATTGGCGGATCTGTCATTCATGACGCGCATAAACACGGCGTGCTCACATTCAAAGAGGTGATACAGAAGTCTTCAAATGTCGGCAGCACAATGATAGGCATGCAGCTTGGAAAGGAAAATGTATATAAGTATGCAAAGCTCTTTGGTTTTGGAGAAAAAACAGGCATAGACCTGCCTGGCGAAGTATCAGGCTGGATAAGGCTGCCTGAAAAGTGGTCGGCCGGGTCTATAGGAGCAATATCAATAGGTCAGGAGGTTGCAGTTACGCCGCTTCAGATTCTGAGGGCTTACTCAGCGATAGCAAACGGAGGCGTTCTTGTTACACCTCATGTAGTGTCGGAAATAAGGTCTCCGGATGAGGTCCCTGTGTATTCATTCAACTCCAAGGGAAACAAGAGGGCTATCTCAAAAAAGACAGCAGAAATATTTAAGGATATATTAAAGACAGTCGCAGAGGAAGGCGGGACAGGCAAAAGCGCCTCTGTTGAGGGCAATCACGTTGCAGGCAAAACAGGGACAGCGCAGATTATAGACCCCAGGACAAAGAGATATTCAAAGGAAAAATATGTTGGTTCATTTGTCGGGTTCGTTCCTGCAGACAATCCCATGATAGCAATGATTGTTGTTATTTATGAGCCGAAGGGGCAGATTTACGGAGGGGTTATTGCCGCTCCTGTTTTTAAAGAGATTGCAAAACAATCGCTTTCGTATCTTAATGTGCCGAGGGAAGATGTCGGAGAAAAGAATATTTTGGTGGTTGAGAGGAGATGAGTTGGAGAGGCAGGATTCCAGTTCTGTCATTGCGATGAGCGAAGCGAAGAAGCAATCCTTGTTCCCTATAGAGATTGCCGCGCCTTCGGCTCGCAATGACAAATTAAGCCGTTACAACATTTATGAAAGCTGGGATAGATGAACTTGAAGGCGCTTATAAAAGATATGGAGATAAAAGAGATGACAGGCAGCACGGATATTGAGATAACGGGAATCGCCTATGACTCAAGAAAGGTCAAGGCAGGCGATGTCTTTGTTGCCGCAAAGGGCGAAAAGTGTGACGGCCATGATTTTATCAGTGATGCGGTTAAGAAAGGCGCAGTTGCAGTAGTGCATGAAGAACATGAGAATAAGCTTTTAGCTGACAGCTATCAGCTTACAGCTATCAAAGTCAGTGACAGCAGGAAGTCTCTCGCGTATCTTTCCAATAATTTTTATGAGAGGCCGTCCGATAAGTTGACTGTCATTGGCGTAACTGGAACTAATGGAAAGACAACGGCAACGTATCTTATAAAGTCCATTCTTGAGGTATGGGGAAAAGATGCCGGGCTGATAGGCACTATAAATTATCTCGTGAAAGACAGGCATTATGACGCCCCTCATACCACGCCTGAGGCGCTTGAGTTTCAGGCTGTATTGAACGAGATGGTTTCAGCGGGGTGCAGCCATGTAGTGACAGAAGTATCATCCCATGCGCTTGCTCAGAAGCGGGTGGACTATACGGGTTTCAGTGTTGCAGTTTTCACAAATCTTACAAGAGACCATCTGGATTTTCATATAACGATGGAGGAATATTTCAGGGCAAAGGAAAGACTGTTTAAAGAACTTCTTTTGAAAGACGGGACGTCTGTAATAAATTTTGACGATATATGGGGAAGAAGATTAATCTCTGAACTCCGAACTCCGAACTCCGGACTTAAAGATGTGCTGACATACGGCATTGAAGCAGGAGCGGATATTGTTGCAGAGAATATTAAAAACTCATTTGACGGACTTATGTTTGATATTAATTTCAACGGCAGGACATACAATGTTCAGTCTCCGCTTATAGGTATTTACAATGTCTACAACATACTCTCTGCCATAGGCGCTGCCGTGAGCCTGAATGTGCCGTGGGATATGATAATAAGCGGAATAAAGAATATGGATTCTGTAAAGGGAAGATTTCAAAAGGTTGACTTCGGACAGAATTTTCTCTGCATAGTTGACTATGCTCACACAGAAGATGCGCTTGAAAGGCTGATATGCGCTGCCAGAGAACTGATAAAACAGTCGGGAGTCGGGAGTCGGGAGTTTTCAAACTCCGAACTCCGAACTCCGAACAGTCCACGTATTATTACTGTCTTTGGCTGCGGCGGCGACAGGGACAGGGGAAAGAGGCCGCGAATGGCAGCGATAGCAACAAAACTGAGCGATTATGTTGTGATAACCTCTGATAATCCACGCAGCGAAGAACCTATGGAGATAATAAAAGAGATAGAGAAGGGCGCATTGAGGATGAATTATACAATTGAACCCGACAGGGAGAAGGCTATTCAAAAGGCGGTGGAGGCTGCAGAAGAAGGCGATATACTCCTGATTGCAGGAAAGGGCCACGAGGATTATCAGGAGATAAAAGGCTTAAGGCATAAATTCAGCGACATGGAGATAGCGGAGAAAGCGATAAGGAGATTATGGCGATTTTGACAGTTGAAGATGTTATCAATGCAACAGGCGGCCGCATTGTCTATAAAAACAGCAACTTCCATCCGTTTACGGGCGTATCCATAGATTCACGGACAATAGGAGACGGAGAGATATTTGTTGCATTGCGCGGCGTAAGATTTGACGGGCATGATTTTATTTATAAGGCGCTTGAAAGAGGAAGCGGAGCGCTGGTGAATTTCCCTCCGGCAGAGCACCTGAAAGGCAAGACGATAATATATGTGAAAAACACTCTCAGAGCGCTGCAGGATATCGCCCGTTATGTTCGCATGAGAAGCAATATTCCCGTTATAGGCATAACGGGGACAAACGGAAAGACAACGACAAAAGAATTGACAGCATCAATCCTGAGCACAAAATACAGGGTTCATAAGAATACAGGCAATCTCAATAATCAGATTGGCCTTCCCCTGAGTCTTATAAAGCTTCGTCCTGATGATGAATTTAGCGTTCTTGAGATGGGTGCGAGCTCTCCAGGAGACATAAGAGAATTGTGCGGGATTGCAGCTCCTGATTGCGGTGTTGTGACAAACATAGGATCTGGACATCTTGAGGGTTTTGGGAGTCTTGAAGCAGTCAGAAATACAAAGCTTGAACTCCTTGATACTGTGAAAAAAGTTGTAGTAAGAGCTGATGACACATTCCTTATGCATGGGGTTTCAGGATATCAGGGCGAAGTTATTACATTCGGCATGGAGAATAAGGCTGATGTATTTGCAAAAGATATCAGAATGAAGGATAGAGGCTCTGATTTTCTGCTCTGTTTTGGTGAAAGTAACTGCATAGAGATAAAATTGAATATACCCGGAGCTTTTAATATCTATAATGCGCTTGCCGCTTCGGCTGTAGGACAGGTCTTCAATATTGATCCTCGCGATATTAAAACCGGGCTCGAATCTTTTAAAGGCGTTCCTATGAGGCTTGAGATTAAGGAATTATTCGGAGCAACAGTTATAAGCGATGTATATAATGCTAACCCGGCATCAATGGAAGAGGCAATAAAAGAACTTGTCCGCCTCAGGCAGATGAAGAAAGGAAGGGCTATCGCTGTTCTCGGGGATATGCTTGAACTTGGAGCGTATGCAGAGGAGGCGCACAGAAAAATCGGAGAGTGGATGTCAGCGCTTCCGATAGACATATTTATAGGGGTCGGGCCTTTGATGGCTATAACACATTCAGAGTTTGTCAAAACAGGAAGGCAGTCCTTCAGTGTCTCTACTTCGGAAGAAGCAGGAAGGATACTGACGGGGCTCTGCAGGGAAGGCGACACAATCGTTGTGAAGGGTTCAAGGGGAATGGGGATGGAAAAAGTTTTGGAAATAAACCCCGTTAGAGATGTATCTCTAAACGGGGTAAATAAAGAGGCAGAGAATGCTTTATAATTTTCTTTACAGTCTGAACACATGGTTTTCACCGCTGAATGTTTTCAGATATATAACATTCAGGAGCGCGCTTGCAGTTCTTACGGCAATGCTTATTACATTTATCCTCGGGCCGAAGGTTATAAAAAGGCTCGGCAGGTTCAGTGTAACGCAACAGGTGAGAGATGACGGTCCTCAGACGCATCTTGGCAAGACAGGGACCCCCA belongs to Nitrospirota bacterium and includes:
- the rsmH gene encoding 16S rRNA (cytosine(1402)-N(4))-methyltransferase RsmH, translating into MSVKVIHLPVMLREVVMLLKPVSGGVYVDATAGLGGHAEEILRHIGNGRLLGIDRDEEALDMAMKRIPDSRLTLKKGKFSDISRLTAEAGISEVDGILLDLGTSMFHLKTAERGFSFFSEEPLDMRMDREQEITAAYIVNKYPEKEISRILWEYGEEKLSRKIARSVIDYRAEKKIDTCAELSDIVYRVYRKRGKHHPATKTFQALRIAVNDELNELRKGLNEAAGILKSGGRLCVISYHSLEDRIVKNFIRDGHKQGGLRMLTKKPMAPSDEEVRFNPSARSAKLRGAEKI
- the mraZ gene encoding division/cell wall cluster transcriptional repressor MraZ; this translates as MPSFSGKYYYSVDSKGRIIIPAPFREIISANYSPKLYVVNAAFDKCLHLYPQEEWNRLEERVRAMPKMDEAVKFFMRKVIASAVEIELDKQGRVLIPVAHREDSGINGEIVVVGQIDKIELWDRKEWDAMVDPAKIDKKAVEQRLVSYGL
- a CDS encoding glutamate racemase, which translates into the protein MNEINNNSPIGVFDSGVGGLTALKEIFRVLPDENTIYLGDTARVPYGIRSSETVTRYSFENAQFLASKGIKLLVVACNTASSVSLEAIRKSVSVPVIGVIEPGASEAVKSTRNKKIGVIGTEATIRSSAYKKAIEAIDGSVQVFGFSCPLFVPLVEEGWTEGEIAMLVAEKYLREVKEKGVDTLVLGCTHYPLLKKVISEVIGSDIRLIDSAVETAKRTAGTLKKYGMERKLKEKPLREFYVTDSPERFVKVGERFLQQKIEHIEKIEI
- a CDS encoding penicillin-binding protein 2, which produces MRKRAIILNTAIIFGFVAVFLRLVDLMVLNHGRFSERARIQQIKQEDIQVRRGLIFDRRGRELGVNLEVESLFCDPAAMVSPQTAAYDISGVIGKKPEAMLAKFSSKGRFVWVERKLNTETAEKIKKMDIKGLGFMPDAKRFYPKGKLASHVIGAVGIDNQALEGVELKYNKFLRTPGGKILVMRDARGRTLSAGVDIESKGNNVFLTIDEGLQYIAEKELDNAMAQWRASAATIIMMDPFTGELLAFANRPAYDPNSAAYAKDFEKRNRAITDIYEPGSTFKIIVGAAAIEEGIVKLDTKFDCSKGAVSIGGSVIHDAHKHGVLTFKEVIQKSSNVGSTMIGMQLGKENVYKYAKLFGFGEKTGIDLPGEVSGWIRLPEKWSAGSIGAISIGQEVAVTPLQILRAYSAIANGGVLVTPHVVSEIRSPDEVPVYSFNSKGNKRAISKKTAEIFKDILKTVAEEGGTGKSASVEGNHVAGKTGTAQIIDPRTKRYSKEKYVGSFVGFVPADNPMIAMIVVIYEPKGQIYGGVIAAPVFKEIAKQSLSYLNVPREDVGEKNILVVERR
- a CDS encoding GerMN domain-containing protein; amino-acid sequence: MASKKYLWIPAFLLLFAAGMTGGYFYFSKKFPSQARPEKVTEERSISTVEDMFTLRIYYPVNGRLQMEERKAQKKTIQMTVAEAVISEFLKGPVNVSVSEIPKDTKLIGLYRGDDGMLYVDLSDEFRRNFGGDAAAEFLLLRGLYESLISNVYDITDVKILIEGREMESLGGHLYLSYPLKDIVSSDLSDSLRRTGDKENNLSSR
- a CDS encoding ATP-dependent metallopeptidase FtsH/Yme1/Tma family protein, with the protein product MLMIVMTILLFNLLNAPKKVEEEMIFSEFIAKLDAGSVEEVVITENYVTGRLRDGKKFKTYLAVYPDLVKDLKAKGVKITAKPPDQNPWYVNFFFSWGPIIFLVLIWIFFMRQMQTGGNKALSFGKSKAKLVSDKAVKITFADVAGVEEAKEEVQEVIDFLKSPQKFSKLGGKIPKGVLLVGAPGTGKTLLAKAIAGEAGVPFFSISGSDFVEMFVGVGASRVRDLFEQAKKSAPCIIFIDEIDAVGRHRGAGIGGGHDEREQTLNQLLVEMDGFEGNAGVIILAATNRPDVLDPALLRPGRFDRQVVVPVPDVKGRLEIIKVHTKNIPLDENVNLEVIARGTPGFTGADLANLVNEAALLAARKSKSNVDMSDFEFAKDKVLMGVERKSMIISEEEKKNTAYHEAGHTLVAKLTPGTDPIHKVSIIPRGRALGVTQQLPIDDRYTYSKDYLLKALTVLLGGRAAEEIALKHMTTGAGNDLERATELARRMVTEWGMSEKLGPLTFGKKDEQIFLGREIAKHKDYSEKTATDIDEEVKRLVIEAYERAKAIVSENFDFLDALAKALLEKETLDAVEIEALVKEFESKKALQV
- a CDS encoding N-acetylmuramoyl-L-alanine amidase codes for the protein MENVYAMKKSVFIAIVFFVMAAAAFAQPKTDVNMRISKQDGVLRLVFESEEAFLKKANAAVSGLQLNIEFPSAFNIASRKGINLDTSIKERILTVNLKEPFDIKVLRLSSPARFVIDIAPKAAADIKPQPDVVPAQKIYVIDPGHGGYDFGIAGADLKEKDIVLSIAREIESLLIKKGKKVFLTRKSDQFMSIKDRAVFTNQKFAEIFVSIHVSSGEGFALYVPKISDAGYDPAVALYSLSLRQQKYLQKSRALGDGIAKAVKEEFNLNVIRREMPLPILNSAAAPAVLIEIPSFKVMNYDQKTRARLAEAIIKGFSYYGQ
- the rph gene encoding ribonuclease PH, whose amino-acid sequence is MRIDNRANTDLRKLKITRGFVGTADGSVLIEMGNTRVICTASIEEKVPQFLKDQKKGWVTAEYSMLPKSSHTRIVRESSTGRIGGRTHEIQRLIGRALRSVVDLGMLGERTVWIDCDVIEADGSTRTVSITGAFICLADALRNALKTGILERMPLKDYLAAVSVGIVNGQPVLDLSYAEDSMAEVDMNVVMTGSGNFVEVQGTAEGIPFSRKIHDRLIDLAGDGIKKLVEVQKSIVKIDDVLSF